In Candidatus Binatia bacterium, the genomic window GCGTGCGAAGGAAGAGCTGTTCGATGTCCGAGAACTGGACGATCGCGCGACGGACGTCGCGAAGCTCGTCGCGACCCTCTCGTGACGTCCGGTCGGGGATCGGTGAGGACTGCAGGAAGCGCACGAGCTCCTCTCCACGCTCCTCATCCACGTCGTAGCCGAGCAGAACGCGGCCGATCTCTTCGCGTGCCGTCTTCTCCGGGGCGAGTTCGGTAGTATGCGGCAGGCGTACTGTGTTCGTGGCCGGGGCGCAGCTCTCGCCTTCCGCTGCGTCGAGCACGAGGAGAAGGTCTCCCGCCCCGACCTGCTGTCCTTGCTTGACGCAGACGTCGCGAACGAGGCCACTCGTCGGAGCACGGAAAGCGATCTCCATCTTCATCGCTTCGAGAACACCCAAGGTCTGGCCCGACTCGACCCGGTCCCCCACCTTCACCTGGAGCGCAACGAGCAGCGCCGGCGTCTCTGCCCGCACCTGCCCCGCGCTCTGCGTGCTGAACCGGAAGGGCCGTCCATCGATCTCGATGCGCAGCGAGCTCTCGCCCCAATCGTAAACCAAGCGCCGGGCCCGCCCACCGATATCGAGCCGCGCGGTGTGTTCATCGCGAACCCCCAGCCTCGCCTGCGCCGAATCTTCCCCCAGATGCACGCGGTAGCGCCACGCCCCGATGCCATACACCGCGAGCCGATAATCGGTGCCCGCATGGGTCAGATCGACCTGCTGGCCGACCGAAGACGGGATCCGGGACCGAACCACGTGCGTCGAGTCCGTATAAAACCGGCGACGCGCGATGTCGCGGCTCCGCTGATAGGCCAGGATCGACGCGGCGACGAGCGCGTGTTGTCGATCCTCCTCCGAGCCGGCGACGTCGGCCGAGCCGACGGCTTCCCGATCTAGCCAGGCCGTATCGACGATGCCCTTGCGGAACGGCTCGGCGGCGAGCAGGTCCAGAAGATAGCCCTTGTTGCTCGCACCGCCTTCGATGACGAGATCGAGATCCGCGAGGGCACCGGCCAATCGCGACCGCGCCTCCTCGCGCGTGCTGCCGCTCGCGATGATCTTCGCGATGAGCGAATCGAACGCGGCGGGAATCTCGCTCCCAACGACGACACCACTATCGACCCGCACAGACGGACCGAGAGCCGCATCGAACCGGCCGACCCGCCCTGGGGAGGGGAGAAAGCCGGCCGCGGGGTCTTCGGCGCACAGACGCGCTTCGATCGCGACGCCGCGCTCCACGACTTCCAGATGAGCGAGCGACTCTTCTCGAGCGATGCGGATCTGAAGCTCGACGAGATCCAGCCCGGTGATGGCCTCCGTGATCCCGTGCTCCACCTGCAGACGTGGATTGACCTCGAGGAAGTTGAACTCCTCCCCGAAGACGAGGAACTCGACGGTTCCGAGCCCGTGGTAGTCGACCGCGCGCGCGGCACGCAGCGCCGCTTCACACAGAGCATCACGCGTCGCGGAAGCGAGGTTCGGGGGCGGGGCTTCCTCCAGAACTTTCTGATGGCGACGCTGCACGGAGCAATCGCGACACCCGAGCACGATCAGATGCCCGTGAACGTCTCCCGCGATCTGCACTTCGATGTGACGTCCGCGCAAAATGCGACGCTCGAGAAACAGGCGATCATCACCGAAGGCCGTGAGCGCCTCCGCCTGCGCGCTCCGATACGCCTCCGCGAGCTGATCCGGGGCGTCAGCCGCGCGAATCCCGCGACCGCCCCCACCGGCCGACGCCTTGATCATGACCGGGTAACCGACCTGCTCGGCCGCGCGGAGAGCGGCCTGTTCGTTCGACAACTCACCGCCGCTCCACGGCGTCACGGGCACACCCGCGCCTTCAGCCAGCCGCTTGGCCGCGATCTTGTCACCCAACGCGCGCATCGTTTCGGCGGACGGACCGAGAAAACGAATCCCCTCGGCCGAAAGACGCTCTACGAAGGCAGGAGACTCGGAGACGAAACCCCAACCGGGCCACACCGCGTCGGCGTCGACCCGGCGGAGAACACGCAGCAAGAGATCCAGATCGAGATAGGACTGCACCGGCGTGTCGCGCTTGGCGAGATGCACCGCCTCGTCCGCGTGGCGCACGAAGGGGGCCTCTCGATCGACGTCGGTGTACAACGCGATCGCCGTTAGGTCCGACCCTTCACACAGGCGAAGGGACTTGACCGTGCGGATGCAACGCATCGCCGCCTCGCCACGGTTCACGATCGCAAGGCGACGGATCGGTCGCGGCGTGGAACCGCTCATGACGACCACCCTGCACCCGGAGGGAGCTCGCACGCAAACGCCACGAACCGTCCATGGTGCGACAACGAGAGGGCGCTATCGATCGGTTGATCCTTGTCGAAGAGGACCGGCGGCCGGCCCTGTTCTCGTTCGATCCGAAGCTCCTCCGGCGCTGCGCCCAAGTAGGGCGCGACGGCATCGATCGCAAGAGCTCGGACCGACCGACTCGGGTCGGCACCGTGATGCCGCGCAGTCGCCGAGACGATCCGCCGACGCCCTTCCGACCGGGCTACGGCGTGGACGGATCCGCGGCGGATCTCGAGATCGACCGAGAGGATCCGGTCGCCAAAGCGTACCGACGCGCGCGAGGGTCCCGCACGCGTGACCTCGAACCTTGGTGGCGAGAACACCGTCGTCGGGTCGGTGGCCCGCAGCAGCTTGTACGCGGCCTCCTTGGCGGCCCACAACACCCAACGCTCCCGAACCGAATCGCCACTCTGGAGAATCGCCTTCCGCTCGTCGTCCGAGAACGCGCGCTGATCGAAGCGTGGATGCGTCCCCGTAGGCTGCGCCTCGGGGTCTTCAAAGTCCACGATGTCGTTGCCGATCATGCTGCTTCCTGCAGGACCTGGCGCTCGAGCTCGGCCAGCTCACGAACGATCTGTTGAGACAGATCGAGCGAGCGACGAACGCCACGCTTCGCCGAGGTCGGTTGGAGAAGAGAGGTCTTCACGTGAAACTGTTCGCCCCGAGCCGGGATGTCGGTCATCTCGTCCTGACCTTCGCCGCGAACGTAGATACACAACACGCGGCAGCCGGGCAGCTCCCCGACCAGACGGCCGACGCCGTGAGCCGAGTTCTCGACCTCGACCCGACCGCTCCGCGCACGCCCCCCTTCGGGAAAAATCAGAACCACCTCACCCCGCTCCAGGAGGTAGTGCACCTTCCCGAGAACCTGCGCGACGTCCTGGCGATCGGAGCCGCGCACGACCGGCACGCACTTCATCAAGTAGACGAGGACGCGACGGATCGGCGAGTTCCCGAAGTTACGCCACTCCGGCATGTTCCACGGCAGCGACGAGTAGCTCGTCAAGTACCACCAGGGCGAACCCAACGCCCAGGCGATCACCCCCGAATCGAGCATCGTGAGGTGGTTCGCGCAGACGACCAGCGGAGCATCGCTTTCCGCGCGAACCTCACGGTACCTGCGTCGGACACAGGCCAACTCCACGATGCGCCAACGGAAACCGAAACGCATGAGCGCAACCGTGATGGGGACCCACACCGCGGCGAGAAGCCGGCCGATCTCCCTCTGAAGGGCGAGCGAGGCGCGCTCCCGCGGCGGGAGCGCTACTCGCTCCGCCATCGTCTCAGGAGATCTTGGCTTCGATAAGCCGGACTGCGTCGCCCACCGTGTTGACGCCGTCGATGTCCTCGTCGGCGATCTCGATGTCGAACTCATCCTCGAAGGACAGGACGGCATCGACGAGCCTTGCCGAGTTGACCTTCAGGTCGTCCAGAATCCCCGTCTCGGGATTTACGGAGGCAAGCGCCTCCTCGTTCTTCGCAAACGGTGCGAGAATCTTGACGACGCGATCTATCACCTGGGTCTCTGCTTCACTCATTGTTCTTTCCTCCTATGTGTTCGACGAGGCAGGATGCCTCGGATTCAGTCTTCCCAGCTTCCTAAGACGATGCAGGAATTAACGTCGCCGAAGCCGAAGCCGGCCTTAGCGATGATCTTCATGTCAGGCAGCGAGCGTGCAGTGTGCGGGATCGAATCGGCGTACGGCACGATCTCGTCGTGCACGTCCTCGCAATTGATCGACGGATGAATGAAGTGCTCACGCAACATAAGGATCGACGCGACACATTCGATCGCACCGGCCGCACCCAGACAGTGGCCCACCATGGACTTCGTCGACGTAATCAGGGGCAAGCCCCGACCATTGCACTCGAGCGCCTGAGCCCAGGCCTTCACCTCGCGGGGATCCGCTCCAGTTGCGGTGAGATGCCCGTTGATCGCGTCGACATCCTCGGGAGTGATGGCCGCGTCACGAAGCGCACCCTGGATACAGCGTCGAACCCCGTCCGGGTTCGGTGCCGTCATGCTGCCCCCGCCGCGATGACCACCGCAATTGAGCATGCCGCCGAGAACCTCGGCCTGGATGGTGGCGCCCCGTTCGAGTGCGCTCGGCAGGCTCTCCAGGACGAGGACGCCCGCTCCCGAACCGGGGATGAACCCACCCGCGCTCGCACTCATCGGACGCGAAGCCTTCGCCGGCGCCGCGTTCGAGCCCCGATTGAGAACGCGCATGGCATCGAACCCGGCCCAGACGTAGTGACTCGCGCCCTCGGTGCCGCCGCAGAGCATCCTCTGCGCCTGACCACTTCGAATCCGCTGCGCACCCTCGAGGATCGCTTCGGTACCGGTGCTACAGGCGCTCGAGTTCGTCGTGACCTGGTTTCCCAGAGCGAGAAGGCCCGAGACGCGCGCAGAGATCCCGCTCGCCATCACCTGCTCGACGGCTGTGCTGCCCAGTCGACGGACCTTGCCTGCGTCGGTGAACGGAACGACCTTGTCTCCGATCGTATCCATCCCTCCGATACCCGTGCCGATCACCGCGCCCGTGTCCCAATCGACTTCCGTGCTGTCGATCCCGGGGCGTTCCAGGCCCGCGTCCTCCCAGGCTTCGAGCGCAGCGAGGCAGCCGTACCGATGGCCCGTGTTCATCGCGAGCAATTCGTCTGATGCGAACTTCGTCTCGGCGAGTTCGTCGACTCCCTCCGGCACGCCGGCGACGTGGCAACCGAACTTCAGCTCTTCGAGTTTCGGAATCTTGCGAATCCCCGAGCGCCCCTCGCGAACGGCAGCGGCAAACGGCCGCGCGCCGATCGCGTTCGGTGCGACGACACCTACCCCGGTGACGACGACGCGCTCGTGGTCTGGTCGGTTTTTTCCGTATTCACTCACCTTGCGACTCCCATTCCGGAGAGCGTTCCGCGACAGACGACGGTGCCGTCCTCGCGTCGCATCTCGACCTCCGACCGCAGCTTCTTGTGGCGGAAGAAGACCTTTCGTCCTTCAATCAGGACTCGTTCGCCTGGCTGCACGACTCCGCTAAACTCAACTTCGGCGTCCGTGAAGAGCGTGAGCATGCCGTCCCCGCCGCCAGGCCCGGTTTGGTTCGCCAGCAGATAGATCCCGTGTGCGACGACGCCGGCCTGAGCCATGGCCTCGACGAGAATCACGCCCGGCGTGATCGGATTGCCGGGGAAATGCCCGCGGTAAAAGTCCGCGTCTTCCTTGAAGCGCACGGCCGCAGCGATGTGGTCCTCGTCGACTTCGAGGATCTCGTCGAGGAAGCGGAAGGGGTCTGCCTGCGGAACGCGCTCCAGGATCTCCGGCGCCGTCATCGTCTCAGCCACCGTACATCCCTCCGTTCACGTGCAGGACCGTGCCGTGCACGTAGCTCGCGCGGGTCGCGAGAAAGTCGACGACATCCGCGACATCCTGCGGTTCTCCCATTCGTCCGAGCGGAACCCGCGCGAGGATGCTCTGCTGAATCTCCTCGGGAAGCTCGCCCGTCATGTCCGTCTCTATGAATCCCGGAGCGACGGAGTTCACGAGAATCCCACGGCCCGCGAGTTCCTGGGAAAGCGACCGCGTCATCGCGTCGAGGCCCGCCTTCGCCATCGTGTACGGCACCTGCCCGGCATTTCCGGTGTGACCAACGACGCTCGAGATATTGACGATACGACCCGACTTCTGTCTCAGCATGAAGCGCCGCACGACGCACTTCGTGAGGTACCAGGTACCCCGCGAGAGCGACGCGACCGCGTCATAGTCGTCGATCTTCATCGACGGCATCGGCCCGTTGACGTTCACTCCGGCGTTGTTCACTAGAACGTCAATGCAGCCCGCCCTTTCCTTCAGCGTGGTGATGAGATCATCGATCTCTTCCGGCACCGAAAGGTCGGCACGAACGGTGAACGCGTCGTCGAGCTCCTCCGCCAACTGCTGGGCCGGTGCCTTGCTCGAGCGATAGTGGACCGCGACGCGGAACCCGCTCTCGGAGAGACGGCGACAGCACGCGGCACCAATTCCGGTGCCCGCACCCGTCACGAGAGCCACCTGCTTCTCGGCGCTCACCCCATCCTCCCACCGCGCGAAAGCTGGGAGGCCTCAGGGTAGTCCTTGTACTGGATGTTCTGGAACAACCCGACGCGGGCCTGCTTCACGGAGTAGATCGGATCCCCGTCAACCAGCACAGTCGCATCTCCGATCGCCAACGCGGCCTTCTTGGCCGGCAGATCCGCGAATCGACGAATGTCGATCTCGGTGCGAACGATGGAGTCGTGCGGCCGGATCTGCCCGCTGAACTCGACCTCGCCGCACCCGAGTGCACGCCCGGTGCCCATCGCTCCGGCCCATCCGCAGTAGAAGCCGATGAGCTGCCAGACGGCGTCCACGCCGAGACAACCGGGCTGCACGGGGTCCCCGAGGAAGTGACACTGGAAGAACCAGTCGTCCACGCGCACGTCCCGCTCTCCGACGATTCGCCCCTTCGACCCGCGGCTCGCGATCTCCACGATCCGGTCGAGCATCAGCATCGGCGGCGTCGGCAGCCGCGAGACGAACCCTTCCGGCGCGTCGCTCACGAGGCGCCCGTGGGCATGGGCAAGAAGGTCGGAGTGCGAGAAGGCGGAGCACTCGCGGAACTGCTCGTACGTCAACACGATACCGCTCCTTCCCCTGAACCGAAGCGCAGGAGGCACCCGGACCAGCTGAGTCCGGCGCCGACGCCGACCATCGCGATGTCATCCGTTTCCGACCACGACTCCCAGCTCTGAGAGACGACCGATGGCGCGCCGGCGGCGGCAGTGTTGCCGAACCACTCGACATTGCTGTGATGAAGGTCGGTGGGCATCTCGGCGAAACGGCAGACGGCTTCGAGCATCCGCAGGTTCGCCTGATGACCGACGAAGTGAATCGACCGAGCGTCGTTTGCGAACTCGTCGCGCAAGTCGCCGAGCAGGCGCGTGGTCTTCCGGATCGCGAAGGTCTGCACCGCGCGGCCGTCCTGCCGGAAATGACCCGTCCGCGGAACGACGACTTTCTCGGCACCGGCTGGGCTCGATTCGAAGGTGTTGTGAAGGATCTCACAGCGCCCGGGCACGTGCGTCGAGACGACGGCGGCGACGGCCGCATCTCCCCACAGAACGGCCGAAGACCGGTCCGTGTAGTCCACCGCTCGCGTGAACGCCTCGGGGCAGACGACCAAAACGTAGGGAGGCAGCTTTTCCGGCTGCATCAACGAGAGCATGTAGAGGTTCGCGAAGAAGCTCGTGCAGGCCGAGTTCACGTCGAGCGAGGGAACTTCCAGTTCGAGCGCGCGCGCAACGTTGCAGGCTTCCGCCGGCGCCGCGGTATCCATGACCGACGAGCCGGCCAGAACGAGTCCGATGTCCGCCTTGTCGATGCCGGCGCGCTCAATCGCCATCTCCGCGGCGCGGCGGCCCGACTCGGCGTTCGTATAGAGCGCCGCCTCGGCGGCCGCCCGTGGATCCTGGTTTTTCGTCGTGCGGATGTAGTCGAGCGGCAGCGTCGTCCGACGGGCTCGGATACCGACGCGCTCGAGGATCCACTGGTCGTTGGTCCCGATGTCGAGACCTTCGAGGAAGTCGTTCGTGATCTCGTTCTCGGGGTGGAAATGCCCGAGAGCGTGGAGGTGCAGGCTCATGAAGCCGCTCCCGAGATGTGCTCCCCGCCGTCCACCCGGATGACTTCGCCGTTGATCCAACTCGCCTCCTTCGTGGAGAGCAGACAGATGACGTTGGCCACGTCCTGGGGCGTGGTGAGCCGGTGGAACGGATTGCGCAGTCGGGCCTGCGCCTTCAAATGTCCCGATCCCGGAATCGCGCGAAGTGCGGGCGTCTCGGTGATTCCCGCCTGAATGACGTTGGACCGAATGCCGTAGGGCGCGAGCTCGACCGCCATGGTGCGCGAGACCGACTCGAGCGCGACCTTCGCAGCCGCGACGGCAGCGTACCCCTTCCAGGCGACGGTGTTGCCTTCACTCGTGAGGCCGAACACACGCGCATCCTCGGCGAACAGGCCTCGCGCGAGCACATCCTGCGTCCAGCTCAGGAGGCTTGTACCCATACTGTGGATCGTCCGTGCGAAGTCCTCGTCTTCGAGAAACGCGGAACTCGGATAGTCCGGCGGAGACGCGAGGGTATTGAACTCGTCGAGACCCCCTTCGAAGAGACGGTCGACGGCTTCGCTGAGCTTCTCGCCTTCGATTCCCAGCTCGCTCGCGAGCGCCGCGACGGCCTCGTGCGACGAACGGCGCTCGGGTGCGATGAGCTTAAGGTTGCCCAGAGCGACCGAGTGCAGCAGCACGCGAACCCTGCCGGCGGCCCCCATCTCGCCCGTGAGCTCCTGGAGGATCTCTGCACGAACAGCAGTGTCGAGGGCATCCGCGTTCTTAGTGACGAGCTTCGCGCCCGTCGCGCGAATTCCGTCGAACTCAGGCTCGATACGGGACATGGCTCCGCGCCGGTCCCGATGCACCACGCAGATGCTCATGCCGTGGCTCGCGAGCTTCTTGGCGGTCGCGAGGCCGAAGCCGCTGGACCCGCCGAGGATCAGTGCCCAATCGTCAGAAGAGAATTTCATCGTCGTTCCACCTCCGGGAGCGGGCTGGTTCTTCTGAGCTGTCGAAGCGGATAGGTAGGCTTCCAGCTCGTCGATTCCTGCTCCCACAAATAGTAGTACTGATGTATAGTTACCGTGCAACTATGGAAGATCTATCTCCTTGTAAATATAGTAAAATTAGATGTTTACCAAACTGACTAGAGTCTAAATCATGCCCAATAAGACAATCCCCAAGCCCAAGACACCCCGCGCCGAGCGCACCCGGGCCGCGATCCGCGATGCCGCCAACGAGCTGTTCCTGCGCGACGGCGTCGAGAACACGACGGTCGATGCGATCGTCGGCGCCGCCGGAATTTCGAAGGGGACCTTCTACGTGCACTTCCCCCGCAAGGAGGACCTGCTGCTCGAGTACGGCATGCGTCGACTCAGTCGCATCCGCGACATGCTGCCGGACCTGGTGCATCGCAAGACGTTTCGGGAAGCGATGAACGAGATCCTCGACGAGGTCGTGCGCGGGAAAGAGTGGGGACGCGAACTCACCGGTCGCGCCATCCTGGAGATGGGCACGAGCGCGGAGAAGCTCCCAGTCGCCAGCCTACCTAACCTGATCCTGCCGCTGGTCGAACTCGGGCAGGCTCGCGGACAGATCCGAACCGACATCCCTACCGACGCACTCGCCCACTTCATTCTGCGGTCGATCCTAGGAGCGCTGCGCGATTGGGGACTCGGCGCGGACACGCTCGATCGCGAGACTGCGCTCGACTACGCGCTCACGCTTATCTTCGACGCAATCCAACCACAGCGCGAAGCGTAGCCGGTTCGACGCCGAATCCGCCCTCGGGCTAGAGGCTACTCCAGCCCCGCGCTCTCACGATGCCGGCGGGCGAACTCCTCCTCCGGCGAGAGAATCAGTTGGTATCGCGCATGGAGCGCGAAGTACCCGAGCCCGAGCGTGTACCAGGCGGCGCAACCCCACACGCCCAATCGGTAGTCCGGATTCAGGAAGAGGAACACCAGCGTCACGAGCGCAATGACAAGCGCCGCCCACGCACCGGGCAGGCCGGTCGCGCTGACGTACGGCCGCTCCATGTTCGGAAGATCCCGGCGCAA contains:
- a CDS encoding SDR family oxidoreductase, coding for MKFSSDDWALILGGSSGFGLATAKKLASHGMSICVVHRDRRGAMSRIEPEFDGIRATGAKLVTKNADALDTAVRAEILQELTGEMGAAGRVRVLLHSVALGNLKLIAPERRSSHEAVAALASELGIEGEKLSEAVDRLFEGGLDEFNTLASPPDYPSSAFLEDEDFARTIHSMGTSLLSWTQDVLARGLFAEDARVFGLTSEGNTVAWKGYAAVAAAKVALESVSRTMAVELAPYGIRSNVIQAGITETPALRAIPGSGHLKAQARLRNPFHRLTTPQDVANVICLLSTKEASWINGEVIRVDGGEHISGAAS
- a CDS encoding 1-acyl-sn-glycerol-3-phosphate acyltransferase → MAERVALPPRERASLALQREIGRLLAAVWVPITVALMRFGFRWRIVELACVRRRYREVRAESDAPLVVCANHLTMLDSGVIAWALGSPWWYLTSYSSLPWNMPEWRNFGNSPIRRVLVYLMKCVPVVRGSDRQDVAQVLGKVHYLLERGEVVLIFPEGGRARSGRVEVENSAHGVGRLVGELPGCRVLCIYVRGEGQDEMTDIPARGEQFHVKTSLLQPTSAKRGVRRSLDLSQQIVRELAELERQVLQEAA
- the fabA gene encoding bifunctional 3-hydroxydecanoyl-ACP dehydratase/trans-2-decenoyl-ACP isomerase — protein: MLTYEQFRECSAFSHSDLLAHAHGRLVSDAPEGFVSRLPTPPMLMLDRIVEIASRGSKGRIVGERDVRVDDWFFQCHFLGDPVQPGCLGVDAVWQLIGFYCGWAGAMGTGRALGCGEVEFSGQIRPHDSIVRTEIDIRRFADLPAKKAALAIGDATVLVDGDPIYSVKQARVGLFQNIQYKDYPEASQLSRGGRMG
- a CDS encoding TetR/AcrR family transcriptional regulator → MPNKTIPKPKTPRAERTRAAIRDAANELFLRDGVENTTVDAIVGAAGISKGTFYVHFPRKEDLLLEYGMRRLSRIRDMLPDLVHRKTFREAMNEILDEVVRGKEWGRELTGRAILEMGTSAEKLPVASLPNLILPLVELGQARGQIRTDIPTDALAHFILRSILGALRDWGLGADTLDRETALDYALTLIFDAIQPQREA
- a CDS encoding beta-hydroxyacyl-ACP dehydratase, with product MAETMTAPEILERVPQADPFRFLDEILEVDEDHIAAAVRFKEDADFYRGHFPGNPITPGVILVEAMAQAGVVAHGIYLLANQTGPGGGDGMLTLFTDAEVEFSGVVQPGERVLIEGRKVFFRHKKLRSEVEMRREDGTVVCRGTLSGMGVAR
- a CDS encoding phosphopantetheine-binding protein gives rise to the protein MSEAETQVIDRVVKILAPFAKNEEALASVNPETGILDDLKVNSARLVDAVLSFEDEFDIEIADEDIDGVNTVGDAVRLIEAKIS
- a CDS encoding beta-ketoacyl-[acyl-carrier-protein] synthase family protein, with the protein product MSEYGKNRPDHERVVVTGVGVVAPNAIGARPFAAAVREGRSGIRKIPKLEELKFGCHVAGVPEGVDELAETKFASDELLAMNTGHRYGCLAALEAWEDAGLERPGIDSTEVDWDTGAVIGTGIGGMDTIGDKVVPFTDAGKVRRLGSTAVEQVMASGISARVSGLLALGNQVTTNSSACSTGTEAILEGAQRIRSGQAQRMLCGGTEGASHYVWAGFDAMRVLNRGSNAAPAKASRPMSASAGGFIPGSGAGVLVLESLPSALERGATIQAEVLGGMLNCGGHRGGGSMTAPNPDGVRRCIQGALRDAAITPEDVDAINGHLTATGADPREVKAWAQALECNGRGLPLITSTKSMVGHCLGAAGAIECVASILMLREHFIHPSINCEDVHDEIVPYADSIPHTARSLPDMKIIAKAGFGFGDVNSCIVLGSWED
- a CDS encoding 4'-phosphopantetheinyl transferase superfamily protein, with the translated sequence MIGNDIVDFEDPEAQPTGTHPRFDQRAFSDDERKAILQSGDSVRERWVLWAAKEAAYKLLRATDPTTVFSPPRFEVTRAGPSRASVRFGDRILSVDLEIRRGSVHAVARSEGRRRIVSATARHHGADPSRSVRALAIDAVAPYLGAAPEELRIEREQGRPPVLFDKDQPIDSALSLSHHGRFVAFACELPPGAGWSS
- a CDS encoding 3-oxoacyl-ACP reductase FabG; translated protein: MSAEKQVALVTGAGTGIGAACCRRLSESGFRVAVHYRSSKAPAQQLAEELDDAFTVRADLSVPEEIDDLITTLKERAGCIDVLVNNAGVNVNGPMPSMKIDDYDAVASLSRGTWYLTKCVVRRFMLRQKSGRIVNISSVVGHTGNAGQVPYTMAKAGLDAMTRSLSQELAGRGILVNSVAPGFIETDMTGELPEEIQQSILARVPLGRMGEPQDVADVVDFLATRASYVHGTVLHVNGGMYGG
- a CDS encoding ketoacyl-ACP synthase III codes for the protein MHLHALGHFHPENEITNDFLEGLDIGTNDQWILERVGIRARRTTLPLDYIRTTKNQDPRAAAEAALYTNAESGRRAAEMAIERAGIDKADIGLVLAGSSVMDTAAPAEACNVARALELEVPSLDVNSACTSFFANLYMLSLMQPEKLPPYVLVVCPEAFTRAVDYTDRSSAVLWGDAAVAAVVSTHVPGRCEILHNTFESSPAGAEKVVVPRTGHFRQDGRAVQTFAIRKTTRLLGDLRDEFANDARSIHFVGHQANLRMLEAVCRFAEMPTDLHHSNVEWFGNTAAAGAPSVVSQSWESWSETDDIAMVGVGAGLSWSGCLLRFGSGEGAVSC